The DNA segment GGTGAACAGCTCGTCGCCGCGGGCCACCAGCCCGGAGTACTGCTGCTGGAGCTTCAGCGAGTGCTGCAGGACCTGCCCGATGACGCGGACCGGCAGCCCGGGCAGCGTCGCGGGGAGCTTGCGGGCCTCATCGAGCACGGTGGCGGCCAGTCCGGCGAATGCGCGGACGACCTCGGGGATCTCTCGAGCCATGGCTCAAGCGTGCCCCACGCGACGATCAACGGCACCCGGACCTGTGATGTTGCACCCGTTTGGGGCCGGCCCGCCTGCAGGGGCCCGCCACGAGCTTGCGAGTGGTGGGGGGCAGGCGGGTCCTTTCATTACCATGGCCTCATGGTTGAACCGCGCGGACGCGTCCTGCTGGCCGACCCCCGGGGGTACTGCGCCGGCGTCGACCGGGCGGTGGTCGCCGTCGAGCGGGCACTGGAGATCCACGGCGCGCCGGTCTACGTCCGGAAGCAGATCGTCCACAACAAGCACGTCGTCGCCACCCTGGAGCGGCGCGGCGCGGTGTTCGTCGACGAGACCGACGAGGTCCCCGAGGGCGCCGTCGTGGTGTTCAGCGCGCACGGTGTCTCCCCGGCGGTCAAGGCCGAGGCCGAGGCCCGGTCGCTGCGGACGATCGACGCCACCTGCCCGCTGGTCAGCAAGGTGCACATGGAGGCCAAGCGCTTCGCCAAGGAGGACTACGACATCCTCCTGATCGGCCACCGCGGGCACGAGGAGGTCGAGGGCACGATGGGCGAGGCGCCGGCCCACACCCAGCTCGTCGACGGCGCCGACGACATCGCCTCCGTGCAGGTCCGCGACCCGGAGAAGGTGGTCTGGCTGTCCCAGACCACGCTGTCGGTCGACGAGACGCTCACCACCGTCGACTCGCTCAAGGCCCGCTTCCCCGGTCTGCAGAGCCCGCCCAGCGACGACATCTGCTACGCCACCCAGAACCGCCAGCAGGCCGTCAAGCAGATGGCCGGTGAGTGCGACCTGGTGATCGTGGTCGGCTCGACGAACTCGTCGAACTCCGTCCGGCTGGTCGAGGTGGCGCTGGAGGCCGGCGCCCGCGACTCCCACCTGGTCGACTTCGCCTCCGAGATCGACGAGGCGTGGCTGGAGGGGGTCGGCACCGTCGGCGTCACCAGCGGGGCCTCGGTGCCGGAGATCCTGGTCAGCGACGTGCTCGACTGGCTGGCCGAGCGCGGCTACCCGGACGTGTCGACCATCAAGGCCGCCGAGGAGCGGCTGGTGTTCGCGCTGCCGCACGAGCTCAAGCAGAAGCGCGCGGCGCTCGCGGTCGAGTCCGACTAGTCGAAGGACCCCTTCCTGCGTGTGCGGCTCAGCGCTTGGTGGCCATCCGGAACAGCGACAGCGCGACGGCCGCGCCGGTGGCGATGCCCATCGCCGGGAAGCCCCGGACCAGCAGCGTCGCCAGGCCCGGCAGGGTCAGGTCCGCGGACGGCGCCAGGGCGAGGTTGACCACTGCCACCGCGATGAACACCAGCGGCGGGGCGATCACCACGGTGAGCAGGTCCCGCCGGCGGACGATCAGGGTGGCCACCGCGGTGCCCGCGGTGAGCGCGACCAGGGTGATCATCCCCAGGCCCAGCCCGATGTAGGAGTCGGCGGCCGCGGCGACGAGGGTCAGCAGGAAGACGCCCAGGACGGCGAGGACGCCGCGCAGCCGGGAGTCCGGGACCGGCGCGGTGCGGGTCCGGCCGGATGCGGCGGACCCGATACGCCGGTCGTCGGCCGCGAGCCGGGGGACCTCGGCGGACGGCCGGGGCGGTCCGCTGCGGGCGGACCGGGGATCGGGGCCGCGGCGCTCGGGCGGGCGACCGCCACGGGCCGGGTGCCCGCGTTCCGGGCGCTCCCGCTCGGGCCGTTCGGGTGCGCGACCACGCGCACTGCTGCCCCCCGCACGCGGCGACGGGTACCCGCGGCCGGCCGCGGAGCCGGCGTCGTTGCGCTCTGCACGCACGGCTTCCTCCCGCCAGTCCCCAGCTCGAGCATCGACAGTGACCGGAGCGATGGTGCACCTCCTCGTCGACGGCAGCACGCGTCAACGCACCACCCGGTCGGGCCACGGTAACGGCCCTTCCTGAGTAGATCCTGGAGATCGCGGGAGTGGCGGGCCATAAGTCGCTGGTGTCGGGGGTGCCGGGTGGCGCTTTGTGCACAGCTGCACCTCTCCAGCCCCAGCGACCCCAGCCGCCGCGCGGGTGCCGGGCGCGGCTCAGCCGGCGCTGCCGTCGACCCCGCTGCCGTAGGCCGTGCTGCCGTAGACCGGGCCGCCGTACCCGGTGGCCGAGGGCCCGCTGCCGGGGACGGGGGAACGCACGCCGGGCAGCGGCAGCTCGGCCGGACGCGGGCCCGGCTCGCCGTCGGGCACCGACCGCAGCACCCGCACCGCGCCCTCGACCGGCCCCGGGGTGGGCACCGGCGCGGCGGCGACCCCGAGATCGTCGAACCGGCGGGTGGCCACCAGCACCGAGTTCTCGTAGGAGCCGACCGTCTCGTTGTAGCGGGTGAGCGCCGAGCCCAGGGCCGAACCGAGCCGGGTGAGGTGGCCGGACAGCGTGCTCAGCCGGGTGTGCACCGTGCGGCCGACCTCGAGCACCGCGGCGGCGTCCTGCGCCAGCCGCTCCTGGCGCCACGAGTAGGCCACGGTGCGGAGCAGGGCCAGCAGCGTGCTCGGCGTCGCGACGATGACGTCGCGGGCGAACCCGTGCTCCAGCAGCGCGGGCTCGGCCTCCAGCGCGGTGGTGAGGAAGCCGTCGGAGGGGACGAACAGCACGGTGAACGGCGCCGCCGAGCCGAACGCGGTGGGGTAGTGGCGGGCGGCCAGCGCGTCGACGTGGGTGCGCAGCTGGCGGGCGTGGTCGGCGACGCGCTGGGCGCGCACCGCCGGGTCGGTGGCCTGGACGGCGTCGATGTAGCCGGTGAACGGCACCTTCGCGTCGACGATCACCTGGCGCCCGTCGGCGAGGGTGACCACCAGGTCCGGCCGCACCCGGGCGCCGTCCTCCGTGGTGCCCGACGGCTGCTCGACGAAGTCGCAGTGCTCCAGCAGCCCGGCGACCTCGACCACCCGGCGCAGCTGCAGCTCGCCCCAGCGGCCGCGCACGTGCGGCGTGCGCAGCGCGGTGACCAGCGCCGCCGTCTCCTGGCGGAGCAGCGCCGAGGTCTGCCCGATCGTGCCGACCTGCTCGCGCAGCTCCCCGTGCGCGGTGGCGCGGTCCCGCTCGATGCCGGCCAGCAGCCGGTGCAGGTGGTCCAGCGACTCGTGCACCGGCTCGAGCGCGTCGGGCGCCGCGGCCGGCCGGGCGCGCAGCGCCACCACGCCGAGGGTCACGGCGGTGGCCAGCAGCGCGCCGAGGAGGAGCCCGAGGAGCAGGGAGGCGGCGTCCATGCCCGGGAGCCTGCCCCAGGGCTCCGACAGTTCCGGGTGAGCGGCGCCGGTCCGCGTGTCCCACAGTGGCGGCATGACCGAGTCCCCGCTGGCCCAGCCCCGGGCCGTCCACCACGTCCGGCTCACCGTCACCGACATCGC comes from the Modestobacter italicus genome and includes:
- a CDS encoding 4-hydroxy-3-methylbut-2-enyl diphosphate reductase, with product MVEPRGRVLLADPRGYCAGVDRAVVAVERALEIHGAPVYVRKQIVHNKHVVATLERRGAVFVDETDEVPEGAVVVFSAHGVSPAVKAEAEARSLRTIDATCPLVSKVHMEAKRFAKEDYDILLIGHRGHEEVEGTMGEAPAHTQLVDGADDIASVQVRDPEKVVWLSQTTLSVDETLTTVDSLKARFPGLQSPPSDDICYATQNRQQAVKQMAGECDLVIVVGSTNSSNSVRLVEVALEAGARDSHLVDFASEIDEAWLEGVGTVGVTSGASVPEILVSDVLDWLAERGYPDVSTIKAAEERLVFALPHELKQKRAALAVESD
- a CDS encoding DUF6542 domain-containing protein, which produces MRAERNDAGSAAGRGYPSPRAGGSSARGRAPERPERERPERGHPARGGRPPERRGPDPRSARSGPPRPSAEVPRLAADDRRIGSAASGRTRTAPVPDSRLRGVLAVLGVFLLTLVAAAADSYIGLGLGMITLVALTAGTAVATLIVRRRDLLTVVIAPPLVFIAVAVVNLALAPSADLTLPGLATLLVRGFPAMGIATGAAVALSLFRMATKR
- a CDS encoding DNA recombination protein RmuC codes for the protein MDAASLLLGLLLGALLATAVTLGVVALRARPAAAPDALEPVHESLDHLHRLLAGIERDRATAHGELREQVGTIGQTSALLRQETAALVTALRTPHVRGRWGELQLRRVVEVAGLLEHCDFVEQPSGTTEDGARVRPDLVVTLADGRQVIVDAKVPFTGYIDAVQATDPAVRAQRVADHARQLRTHVDALAARHYPTAFGSAAPFTVLFVPSDGFLTTALEAEPALLEHGFARDVIVATPSTLLALLRTVAYSWRQERLAQDAAAVLEVGRTVHTRLSTLSGHLTRLGSALGSALTRYNETVGSYENSVLVATRRFDDLGVAAAPVPTPGPVEGAVRVLRSVPDGEPGPRPAELPLPGVRSPVPGSGPSATGYGGPVYGSTAYGSGVDGSAG